The following coding sequences lie in one Aquabacterium olei genomic window:
- a CDS encoding efflux RND transporter permease subunit, with protein MWIVRLALRRPYTFLVGALLIVLAAPLLLRKAPVDVFPKIDVPVVAILMSYNGLNAKEMTDRIITPIERNLANSVGDMAHTESQTMAGLGVIKVFFQPQVDQATAIAQVVSSTQAALRSLPAGATPPTIIKYSATDLPILQLGISSPVRSEQELNEQAFNVLRTRLITVPGVAVTAPYGGRFRQVSIDLNGPALVARGLTAVDVVNALSVQNLTLPSGSARIGSQEVAVQLNGSPSSMQALGDIPITTVNGNTVFVRDVAQVKDGFQPQTNVVRRDGERGLLMTVLKNGSASTLDIIRQIREELPRYLQSLPEDITVTPLADQSVFVDAAIQSVLHEALIAGCLTAALLLLFLGNWRSTAIIAVSIPLSILVSLIVLHLIGETINIMTLGGLALAVGILVDDATVEIENVERHLHMGKAPQAAILDGAAEIAGPALVATLCICIVFVPMLFLPGVAGQLFKPLALAVVFAMLASYVLSRTLVPTLVMYLMRHRERALPPGRLGTVLLSVHHGFEAAFERARRAYAAQLAGLLHHRLRYGAAFLTLALASCGLFAVLGRDFFPVVDASQIRLHVRAPLGTRIEEMPAFIDQVEAHIRQVIPREELLGLVDIVGGPYSPFNTLYSNNGTFDSSDAEILVSLQPGLRKTAGYIRELRRTLPQRFPGNEFYFQPADMVSQTLNFGLSAPIDIQIQGNKTEENLAVATTLINRIRKVPGAVDVTLHQRFNRRALALEMDRAALAQTGLVARDVAQNVMVSMSSSFQTAPTYWLNPVNGTVYNVAVQVPQQQVDSLGAMLSLPINGSGGGDAREPQLLGSVVQVRPTSLQGNVSHYNIANVLDIHVSVDGRDLGSTYAEIAALIDGVRGQLPRGSEITVRGQVETLKTAYNALAAGLLVAVLLVYLLLVVHFQSWLDPAVILSGLPAALAGIAWMLYLTGTPLSVPALTGAIMTVGVATANSILVVSFARERLAEGADAITAAREAGATRLRPVLMTALAMVIGMVPMALGQGEGGEQNAPLGRAVIGGLAAATLSTLAFVPLVFAGVHARRRARAHRRNGLAVAQPFPLS; from the coding sequence ATGTGGATCGTCCGACTCGCGCTGCGCCGCCCCTATACCTTCCTCGTCGGTGCGCTGCTCATTGTGCTGGCCGCGCCGCTGCTGCTGCGCAAGGCGCCCGTCGATGTCTTTCCCAAGATCGACGTGCCCGTCGTGGCCATTCTGATGAGCTACAACGGGCTCAACGCGAAGGAGATGACCGACCGCATCATCACGCCGATCGAGCGCAACCTGGCCAACTCGGTCGGCGACATGGCGCACACCGAGTCCCAGACCATGGCCGGTCTCGGTGTCATCAAGGTGTTCTTCCAGCCGCAGGTCGACCAGGCCACGGCCATTGCGCAGGTGGTGTCCAGCACGCAGGCTGCCTTGCGCTCGCTGCCGGCAGGGGCCACGCCGCCGACGATCATCAAGTACAGCGCGACCGACCTGCCGATCCTGCAGCTCGGCATCAGCAGCCCCGTTCGCAGCGAACAGGAGCTCAACGAGCAGGCCTTCAACGTCCTGCGAACCAGGCTCATCACCGTGCCCGGCGTGGCCGTGACGGCGCCGTACGGCGGGCGCTTCCGCCAGGTGTCGATCGACCTCAATGGGCCGGCTCTGGTGGCGCGCGGGCTCACGGCGGTGGACGTGGTCAACGCACTGAGCGTGCAGAACCTGACCCTGCCTTCCGGCTCGGCGCGGATCGGCAGCCAGGAGGTGGCCGTCCAGCTCAATGGCTCGCCATCGAGCATGCAGGCGCTGGGCGACATCCCGATCACCACCGTCAATGGCAACACCGTGTTCGTGCGCGACGTGGCCCAGGTCAAGGATGGTTTCCAGCCGCAGACCAACGTGGTGCGCCGCGATGGCGAACGCGGCCTGCTGATGACGGTGCTGAAGAACGGTTCGGCCTCGACGCTGGACATCATTCGCCAGATTCGGGAGGAGTTGCCACGTTATCTGCAGAGCCTGCCCGAGGACATCACGGTGACACCGCTCGCTGACCAGTCGGTGTTCGTGGACGCGGCCATCCAGTCGGTGCTGCACGAAGCGCTCATCGCCGGCTGCCTCACGGCCGCCCTGCTGCTGCTCTTTCTGGGCAACTGGCGCAGCACCGCCATCATTGCGGTGTCCATCCCGCTGTCCATCCTCGTGTCGCTGATCGTGCTGCACCTGATCGGCGAGACCATCAACATCATGACGCTCGGCGGGCTCGCGCTGGCGGTCGGCATCCTGGTGGACGACGCCACCGTGGAGATCGAGAACGTCGAGCGGCACCTGCACATGGGCAAGGCCCCGCAGGCGGCCATCCTCGACGGCGCGGCCGAGATTGCCGGGCCGGCCCTGGTGGCGACACTGTGCATCTGCATCGTCTTCGTGCCGATGCTGTTCCTGCCCGGCGTGGCAGGGCAACTGTTCAAACCGTTGGCGCTGGCGGTGGTGTTCGCCATGTTGGCTTCCTATGTGCTGTCGCGCACGCTGGTGCCCACCCTGGTGATGTACCTGATGCGCCACCGGGAGCGTGCCCTGCCGCCTGGCCGTCTTGGCACGGTCTTGCTGTCGGTCCACCATGGCTTTGAAGCCGCGTTCGAGCGGGCGCGGCGCGCCTATGCGGCTCAACTGGCGGGACTGCTGCACCACCGCCTTCGGTACGGTGCGGCCTTCCTCACCCTGGCCCTGGCCTCGTGCGGCCTGTTTGCCGTGCTCGGCCGCGACTTCTTTCCGGTCGTCGATGCGTCTCAGATCCGGTTGCACGTGCGGGCGCCGCTCGGCACACGCATCGAAGAAATGCCGGCCTTCATCGACCAGGTCGAGGCCCACATCCGGCAGGTGATCCCCCGCGAGGAACTGCTGGGTCTGGTCGACATCGTGGGCGGGCCCTATTCGCCGTTCAACACGCTCTACAGCAACAACGGCACGTTCGACAGCAGCGACGCCGAGATCCTCGTGAGCCTGCAGCCGGGGCTGCGCAAGACCGCCGGCTACATCCGCGAGCTGAGGCGCACGCTGCCCCAGCGGTTTCCCGGCAACGAGTTCTACTTCCAGCCGGCCGACATGGTCAGCCAGACGCTCAACTTCGGGCTGAGTGCGCCCATCGACATCCAGATCCAGGGCAACAAGACCGAAGAGAACCTTGCTGTGGCGACGACGTTGATCAACCGGATCCGCAAGGTGCCGGGCGCTGTCGATGTCACCTTGCATCAGCGCTTCAACCGGCGCGCGCTGGCGCTCGAGATGGACCGCGCTGCGCTGGCCCAGACGGGCCTGGTGGCGAGAGATGTGGCGCAGAACGTCATGGTGTCCATGAGTTCGAGCTTTCAAACCGCGCCCACTTACTGGCTCAACCCAGTCAATGGCACCGTGTACAACGTGGCTGTGCAGGTGCCGCAACAGCAGGTGGACAGTCTGGGGGCCATGCTCAGTCTGCCGATCAACGGGTCGGGTGGAGGGGACGCGCGCGAGCCGCAATTGTTGGGCAGCGTGGTGCAGGTGAGGCCGACCAGCCTGCAAGGCAACGTCTCGCACTACAACATTGCCAACGTGCTCGACATCCATGTCAGCGTCGATGGCCGTGATCTGGGCAGCACCTATGCCGAGATTGCCGCGTTGATCGATGGCGTGCGCGGCCAGTTGCCGCGCGGCTCGGAGATCACGGTGCGGGGTCAGGTCGAGACCCTGAAGACCGCCTACAACGCGCTGGCTGCGGGTCTGCTGGTGGCCGTGCTGCTGGTTTACCTGCTGCTGGTGGTGCACTTCCAGTCCTGGCTGGATCCCGCTGTCATCCTCAGTGGCCTGCCGGCTGCCCTGGCGGGCATCGCCTGGATGCTTTACCTGACGGGAACGCCTCTGTCGGTGCCCGCGCTGACCGGGGCGATCATGACCGTGGGCGTCGCCACGGCGAACAGCATCCTGGTGGTGTCCTTTGCACGTGAGCGCCTGGCCGAAGGTGCGGATGCCATCACCGCGGCCCGCGAGGCCGGTGCCACGCGCCTGCGTCCGGTGCTGATGACCGCGCTTGCCATGGTGATCGGCATGGTGCCGATGGCCCTGGGCCAGGGGGAGGGCGGCGAGCAGAACGCCCCGCTCGGGCGGGCCGTGATCGGCGGGCTTGCGGCGGCCACCCTGTCCACCCTCGCCTTTGTTCCGCTGGTGTTCGCCGGCGTCCATGCACGGCGACGGGCCCGTGCGCACCGCCGCAATGGCCTGGCTGTTGCCCAACCCTTCCCGCTGTCATGA
- a CDS encoding lectin, with protein sequence MKHTIQSIAAASFVGLLMLTSAAVQSQTAAAPAAAPQPANREVGPFSFFVTSVGSGKGADLGGLAGADAHCQKLAAAVGAGNRTWRAYLSTQSWDGKPAVHARDRIGTGPWFNVKGALIARDVAHLHGDNLEDARIGNAINWSTALTEQGQPVKRAGDTPNEHDILTGSHPDGRAFVNDTSDRTCKNYTSSAEDGAVQVGHFDRTGGVHTALSWNSAHASRGCSQAKLVSTGGAGYFYCFAAR encoded by the coding sequence ATGAAGCACACCATTCAGTCCATCGCCGCAGCGTCGTTCGTGGGCCTGCTCATGCTGACGAGCGCCGCCGTGCAATCCCAGACTGCCGCAGCGCCGGCCGCTGCCCCGCAGCCGGCCAACCGGGAGGTCGGGCCCTTCAGCTTCTTTGTCACCAGCGTCGGCTCCGGCAAGGGTGCGGATCTGGGCGGCCTGGCTGGCGCGGATGCGCACTGCCAGAAGCTTGCGGCCGCGGTCGGTGCCGGTAACCGCACCTGGCGGGCCTACCTGAGCACGCAGTCGTGGGACGGCAAGCCGGCCGTCCATGCGCGTGACCGCATCGGCACCGGTCCGTGGTTCAACGTGAAGGGCGCACTGATCGCCCGCGACGTGGCACACCTGCACGGTGACAACCTGGAGGACGCGCGCATCGGCAACGCCATCAACTGGTCGACGGCACTGACCGAGCAGGGCCAGCCGGTGAAGCGGGCTGGCGACACGCCGAACGAGCACGACATCCTGACCGGTTCTCATCCGGACGGGCGGGCCTTCGTCAACGACACCTCGGACCGCACCTGCAAGAACTACACGAGCAGTGCGGAGGACGGGGCCGTCCAGGTCGGGCACTTCGATCGCACCGGGGGCGTGCACACGGCGCTGTCGTGGAACTCGGCCCATGCGAGCCGCGGTTGCAGTCAGGCGAAGCTGGTGAGCACCGGCGGGGCCGGCTACTTCTACTGCTTTGCCGCTAGGTAA
- a CDS encoding c-type cytochrome, with protein MKNRKRFAAVLGATASTVLAALLAAQAAHAQQAPKPEQLIKWRQSAYQVIAWNTGRVKANVDGTYNKDDVIKAANAIAALANSGLGALYAPGTETGKGWRETAVKPELFTDKKAGEVAASFNKEANELSRVAAAGDVGQVKAQLAKLQGTCKACHDDYRKKD; from the coding sequence ATGAAGAACCGCAAGCGCTTTGCCGCCGTTCTGGGCGCCACGGCGTCCACCGTGCTGGCCGCCCTGCTGGCCGCCCAGGCCGCCCACGCGCAGCAGGCCCCCAAACCCGAGCAGCTGATCAAGTGGCGTCAGTCGGCCTACCAGGTGATTGCCTGGAACACTGGCCGCGTGAAGGCCAACGTGGACGGCACGTACAACAAGGACGACGTGATCAAGGCGGCCAACGCGATTGCCGCCCTGGCCAACTCCGGACTGGGCGCGCTCTATGCGCCGGGCACGGAAACCGGCAAGGGGTGGCGGGAGACGGCCGTCAAACCCGAGCTGTTCACCGACAAGAAGGCCGGCGAGGTGGCCGCATCGTTCAACAAGGAAGCCAATGAGCTGTCCCGTGTGGCGGCCGCAGGCGATGTGGGGCAAGTGAAGGCCCAGCTGGCGAAGCTGCAAGGCACCTGCAAGGCCTGCCACGACGACTACCGCAAGAAGGACTGA
- a CDS encoding peroxiredoxin: MNKSVAGAVLALSAAWLAWPAHAALKEGDIAPDFRLQASQAGKPFHYALKDALRKGPVVVYFYPSAFTNGCNVQAHLFAQNVEKFAAAGASIVGVSLDSIARLNDFSADPQFCAGKIPVASDADGKVARAFDLPVTEVPAGRKDTRGIEIDHARTERTTFVVTPDGRVAATVGGVSPDQNVRKALEIVQQLAATKGRKS; this comes from the coding sequence ATGAACAAATCTGTCGCCGGCGCCGTGCTGGCCCTTTCTGCCGCCTGGCTCGCGTGGCCCGCCCACGCCGCGCTCAAGGAGGGGGACATCGCCCCTGACTTCCGCCTTCAGGCGTCACAAGCGGGAAAGCCCTTTCACTACGCGCTCAAGGACGCGTTGCGCAAAGGACCGGTCGTCGTCTATTTCTATCCTTCGGCCTTCACCAATGGCTGCAACGTGCAGGCTCACCTGTTTGCCCAGAACGTCGAGAAGTTCGCCGCGGCGGGTGCGTCGATCGTCGGCGTGTCGCTCGACAGCATCGCGCGCCTGAACGATTTCTCGGCCGATCCCCAGTTCTGTGCTGGAAAGATCCCGGTGGCGTCGGATGCGGACGGCAAGGTCGCCCGTGCGTTCGATCTGCCGGTCACCGAAGTGCCCGCCGGGCGCAAGGACACCCGCGGCATCGAGATCGACCATGCGCGCACCGAACGCACGACCTTCGTCGTCACGCCGGATGGCCGCGTGGCCGCCACGGTCGGTGGCGTGTCGCCAGACCAGAACGTGCGCAAGGCACTGGAAATCGTCCAGCAACTGGCTGCCACCAAAGGGCGCAAGTCCTGA
- a CDS encoding c-type cytochrome, which produces MGQRKSSKNACIGVLLCLLAAIPLGSLAAGTQGRKGGPSQASPTMPRPGDAALGQGKADAERCIECHGADGQGQGHSNGPEGKFARLAGQQAAYIVKQIQDFRSGARKHDQMAIMARSITDEDAADIAAYFASLPSMRGDARDVSELGRRLYEQGDSVRGVPACAACHGPRGEGQRAQPLSPVLGGQEWRYLDQQLRNWRSGDRRNSPGGVMSDAIRPLTDTEIEALASHLSGLSAHSDQRGNTTP; this is translated from the coding sequence ATGGGCCAGCGGAAGTCCTCAAAGAACGCCTGCATCGGCGTGTTGCTGTGTCTGCTGGCTGCCATCCCGCTGGGCTCGCTGGCAGCCGGTACACAGGGCCGCAAGGGTGGACCCAGCCAGGCTTCGCCCACCATGCCGCGACCCGGTGACGCAGCGCTAGGGCAAGGCAAGGCGGACGCCGAGCGCTGCATCGAATGCCATGGCGCAGACGGGCAGGGCCAGGGCCACAGCAACGGGCCCGAAGGCAAGTTCGCGCGGCTGGCCGGGCAGCAGGCCGCCTACATCGTCAAGCAGATTCAGGACTTCCGTTCGGGTGCGCGCAAGCACGACCAGATGGCCATCATGGCTCGCAGCATCACCGACGAGGACGCGGCCGACATTGCTGCGTACTTCGCGTCGCTGCCGTCCATGCGGGGGGACGCCCGCGACGTCAGCGAGCTCGGACGCCGGCTGTACGAACAGGGCGATTCAGTTCGGGGCGTACCTGCCTGCGCAGCGTGCCACGGCCCAAGAGGCGAGGGGCAGCGAGCTCAGCCGCTGTCGCCCGTCCTTGGCGGGCAGGAGTGGCGCTATCTCGATCAGCAGTTACGCAACTGGCGTAGCGGCGATCGCCGTAACAGTCCGGGCGGCGTGATGAGCGATGCAATCCGCCCCCTGACCGACACCGAGATCGAGGCCCTGGCCTCTCACCTGTCGGGGCTGTCAGCCCATTCCGATCAACGAGGAAACACCACACCATGA
- a CDS encoding DUF1501 domain-containing protein, producing the protein MNNEQRRAFLRQAGLGLGGAALGGFLPGIGYIGAATAAELADPLALKSPHFPGKIKSVIWLHQNGAPSTLDLYDYKPELQRLAGEPVPASFLKGIKTSTQGGVGKLFVSKERTWKQYGESGAWFSNLLPNLAQHADKLTFIKSSTTVGATHDISILKLNTGDLNPGRPSLGAWITYALGSANPDLPPYVVLYNGDREPSAGSVNWASGFLPAVYQGTAFRPGENPILYLNRPDLRSPAQQRASLDLLKRLNNIGADRYPSDTELRARLQSYELADRMQTAAPKAVDISKETAATKELYGLNDKTSQSYGEVLLRARRLVENGVRFVQVVSGFPEGADIDRQSWDAHSELDQNHAVMARMVDKPIAGLLHDLKERGLLDTTLVVWTSEFGRTSWGESGSGRDHNPWGYTQWLAGGGLKAGFTYGETDDVGLQVADKEKSVDTYDLHATVLHLMGLDHLKTTFIHNGRSERPTVVYGKVIKDILA; encoded by the coding sequence ATGAACAACGAACAACGTCGCGCCTTCCTGCGCCAGGCCGGCCTGGGCCTCGGTGGTGCAGCCCTCGGCGGCTTTCTTCCCGGGATCGGCTACATCGGTGCAGCCACCGCGGCCGAGCTGGCCGACCCGCTGGCACTGAAGTCGCCGCACTTTCCGGGCAAGATCAAGTCGGTGATCTGGCTGCATCAGAACGGCGCGCCCTCGACGCTCGATCTGTACGACTACAAGCCGGAGTTGCAGCGCCTGGCTGGCGAGCCGGTGCCGGCTTCCTTCCTCAAGGGCATCAAGACCAGCACGCAAGGCGGGGTGGGCAAGCTCTTCGTGTCGAAGGAGCGCACCTGGAAGCAGTATGGGGAGAGCGGCGCCTGGTTCTCGAACCTGCTGCCCAACCTGGCTCAGCACGCCGACAAGCTCACCTTCATCAAGTCGAGCACGACCGTGGGCGCCACGCACGATATCTCGATCCTGAAGCTCAACACGGGTGACCTCAACCCGGGGCGGCCGTCGCTGGGTGCCTGGATCACGTATGCACTGGGCTCGGCCAACCCGGATCTGCCGCCGTACGTGGTGCTCTACAACGGCGACCGCGAGCCGTCGGCCGGCTCGGTGAACTGGGCCTCTGGCTTCCTGCCGGCGGTGTACCAGGGCACGGCCTTCCGACCGGGCGAGAACCCCATCCTCTACCTGAACCGACCCGACCTGCGCAGCCCCGCGCAGCAGCGCGCTTCGCTGGACCTGCTCAAGCGTCTGAACAACATCGGCGCCGATCGGTACCCGAGCGACACCGAGCTGCGGGCCCGCCTGCAGTCATACGAGCTGGCCGACCGCATGCAGACGGCCGCCCCGAAGGCCGTGGACATCAGCAAGGAAACGGCCGCCACCAAGGAGCTGTATGGCTTGAATGACAAGACCAGCCAGAGTTATGGCGAGGTGCTGTTGCGGGCCCGCCGCCTGGTGGAGAACGGCGTGCGCTTCGTGCAGGTGGTCTCCGGCTTCCCTGAAGGCGCGGACATCGACCGCCAGAGCTGGGACGCACACAGCGAGCTGGATCAGAACCACGCCGTGATGGCGCGCATGGTCGACAAGCCGATTGCCGGCCTGCTGCACGACCTGAAGGAGCGCGGTCTGCTGGACACCACGCTGGTGGTGTGGACCTCGGAGTTCGGCCGGACCTCTTGGGGCGAAAGCGGGAGCGGCCGCGATCACAACCCCTGGGGCTATACACAGTGGCTGGCCGGAGGGGGCCTCAAGGCGGGCTTCACCTACGGCGAGACCGATGACGTCGGGCTGCAGGTGGCCGACAAGGAGAAGTCGGTCGACACCTATGACCTGCATGCCACCGTGCTGCACCTGATGGGGCTCGACCACCTGAAGACGACCTTCATCCACAACGGCCGATCCGAGCGCCCCACGGTGGTGTACGGCAAGGTCATCAAGGACATCCTGGCCTGA
- a CDS encoding DUF1549 and DUF1553 domain-containing protein, with translation MNNRWLVSAAVGLAAVSLQAAEPTPSAGTNPVSASAAKPAAATGRWSPYQPLKTPSVPTVQNARWVRSPIDAFVLAQQETAGLKPSPEADRATFIRRATLDAWGLLPTPEEVKAFVNDKSPQAYEKLVDRLLASHHFGERQARRWLDLARYADSTGFQNDNTRPNNWRYRDYVINAFNSDKPYNRFIQEQLAGDELWPEDQQARIATGFLAGYPDNYNSRDLIQRKYQIETDMTDLVGEVFLAQTIGCARCHNHKSDRVSQKEYFQLQAFFANTAFNEKAPLAKGTETEFDRAYQKQLAVYNEATKDIRARQKAILDQVREAGRKYYNERYLDDSRAAIFKPEAEWTPLDKWVNWRKQAVASDNEIVSYLRDTAEEKTRADYKEDHVALWKEYKGLQEQLKQFDKLKPSKGSGTLTTALELTSKEVPPTHVRFTGIHEKPLEAVNPGIPALWGGKGEVPITPLAHSSGRRAVLAQWLSADNNPLTARVYVNRVWAQYFDKGIVPTVADFGRAGQKPTHPELLDHLASKFVGDGWSIKKLHREILLSSTYRQSSDERKDVAKLDPENKLLAVYPRKRLEAEEIRDSLLYASGLLVDKVGGPSVFPPVLKRGNDVGKSQDFAGNRAWTVSDDQEDWHRRSLYVFTRRSFPYPITQNFDPANPNNPHHKRDVTTTPLQALTLFNSEIVFDWSQALAGRVINEAGANEDAQLNRVYQILFAREPNKTERAALKQFLADQQIAIRQKVAEGKFEVAVPWGLKNTKGYDPIKSAAFVDLVHTVANANDFAYRF, from the coding sequence ATGAATAACAGATGGCTTGTCTCCGCCGCAGTCGGGCTCGCGGCTGTTTCCTTGCAGGCGGCCGAGCCCACGCCCTCGGCGGGCACGAATCCGGTGTCGGCCAGCGCCGCGAAACCGGCCGCGGCCACCGGTCGCTGGAGCCCGTATCAGCCTCTCAAGACGCCTTCCGTGCCGACCGTGCAGAACGCGCGGTGGGTGCGTTCACCCATCGATGCCTTTGTGCTCGCCCAGCAGGAAACCGCCGGGCTCAAGCCATCGCCCGAAGCCGATCGGGCCACCTTCATCCGCCGTGCCACGCTCGATGCATGGGGCTTGCTGCCCACGCCGGAGGAGGTCAAGGCCTTCGTCAACGACAAGTCGCCTCAGGCTTACGAGAAGCTGGTGGACCGTCTGCTGGCATCCCATCACTTCGGGGAACGCCAGGCTCGTCGTTGGCTGGACCTGGCCCGCTACGCGGACAGCACCGGCTTTCAGAACGACAACACGCGGCCCAACAACTGGCGCTATCGCGACTACGTCATCAACGCCTTCAACAGCGACAAGCCCTACAACCGCTTCATCCAGGAGCAGCTGGCCGGTGACGAGCTGTGGCCGGAGGACCAGCAGGCCCGCATTGCAACAGGCTTTCTGGCGGGCTACCCCGACAACTACAACTCGCGTGACCTCATTCAGCGGAAGTACCAGATCGAGACCGACATGACGGATCTGGTCGGCGAGGTCTTCCTGGCGCAGACCATCGGTTGCGCCCGGTGCCACAACCACAAGTCGGACCGCGTCAGCCAGAAGGAGTACTTCCAGCTGCAGGCCTTCTTCGCCAACACGGCCTTCAACGAGAAGGCACCGCTGGCCAAGGGCACGGAAACCGAGTTCGACCGGGCCTATCAGAAGCAGCTGGCCGTCTACAACGAGGCCACGAAGGACATCCGGGCGCGTCAGAAGGCCATCCTCGATCAGGTGCGCGAGGCTGGTCGCAAGTACTACAACGAGCGCTACCTCGATGACAGCCGTGCCGCCATCTTCAAGCCCGAAGCCGAGTGGACGCCACTCGACAAGTGGGTGAACTGGCGCAAGCAGGCCGTGGCGTCCGACAACGAGATCGTCAGCTACCTGCGTGACACCGCAGAAGAGAAGACGCGTGCGGACTACAAGGAGGACCACGTTGCCCTGTGGAAGGAGTACAAGGGCCTGCAGGAGCAGCTCAAGCAGTTCGACAAGCTCAAGCCGTCCAAGGGCAGTGGCACCCTGACGACCGCGCTGGAGCTGACCAGCAAGGAGGTGCCGCCCACCCACGTGCGCTTCACAGGCATCCACGAGAAGCCACTGGAGGCCGTGAACCCTGGCATCCCGGCGCTGTGGGGCGGCAAGGGTGAAGTGCCCATAACGCCGCTGGCCCATTCTTCCGGTCGCCGCGCGGTGCTGGCTCAATGGTTGAGCGCCGACAACAACCCGCTCACGGCACGCGTCTACGTGAACCGGGTCTGGGCCCAGTACTTCGACAAGGGCATCGTGCCCACGGTGGCCGACTTCGGTCGTGCGGGCCAGAAGCCGACCCACCCTGAGCTGCTGGACCACCTGGCCTCGAAGTTCGTCGGCGACGGCTGGAGCATCAAGAAGCTGCACCGCGAGATCCTGTTGTCGTCCACCTATCGCCAGTCGTCTGACGAGCGCAAGGACGTCGCGAAGCTCGACCCCGAGAACAAGCTCTTGGCTGTCTATCCGCGCAAGCGCCTGGAAGCCGAAGAGATCCGCGACTCGTTGCTGTACGCGTCGGGCCTGCTGGTCGACAAGGTGGGAGGACCGTCCGTGTTCCCGCCGGTGCTCAAGCGTGGCAACGACGTCGGCAAGTCGCAGGATTTCGCGGGCAACCGTGCATGGACCGTGTCCGATGACCAGGAGGACTGGCACCGCCGCAGCCTCTATGTGTTCACGCGTCGCAGCTTCCCGTACCCGATCACGCAGAACTTCGATCCGGCCAACCCCAACAACCCGCATCACAAGCGGGATGTGACGACCACGCCGCTGCAGGCCCTGACCCTGTTCAACAGCGAGATTGTCTTTGACTGGAGCCAGGCGTTGGCGGGCCGCGTGATCAACGAGGCCGGGGCGAACGAGGATGCACAGCTCAATCGGGTCTACCAGATCCTGTTTGCCCGGGAGCCCAACAAGACCGAGCGCGCTGCGCTCAAGCAGTTCCTCGCCGATCAGCAGATTGCCATCCGTCAGAAGGTCGCCGAGGGCAAGTTCGAGGTGGCAGTGCCGTGGGGCCTGAAGAACACCAAGGGCTACGACCCCATCAAGTCAGCGGCCTTCGTGGACCTTGTGCACACCGTCGCGAACGCCAACGACTTTGCCTATCGCTTCTGA